A region from the Triticum urartu cultivar G1812 chromosome 1, Tu2.1, whole genome shotgun sequence genome encodes:
- the LOC125525143 gene encoding VQ motif-containing protein 4 has product MEVAAPKQLLPMAPRDPNSPSSSTSSSSPSSAASPSSHRPSPLPPSPRPVPRTIDTTPFPTTFVQADTTSFKQVVQMLTGSEQSSKSAAAAATTNGSAGNQAASGSGPCRPKKPSFKLYERRSSLKNLKMIAPLAMAAAAGASPRKALPELLSPSVLDFPSLALSPVTPLVSDPFNRSASASPAEQEAAAERAAIARKGFFLHPSPRGGAGEPPPRLLPLFPVTSPRMASASAAPSSE; this is encoded by the coding sequence ATGGAAGTTGCTGCGCCCAAGCAACTCCTCCCCATGGCGCCGCGGGACCCCAActccccgtcctcctccacctcctcctcctcgccgtccTCCGCCGCGTCGCCCTCCAGCCACCGCCCCAGCCCGCTGCCGCCGTCCCCGCGGCCCGTGCCGCGCACCATCGACACCACCCCCTTCCCCACCACCTTCGTCCAGGCCGACACCACCTCCTTCAAGCAGGTCGTCCAGATGCTCACCGGCTCCGAGCAGTCCTCCAagagcgccgccgccgcggcgacGACCAACGGCAGCGCCGGGAACCAGGCGGCGAGCGGGAGCGGGCCGTGCCGCCCGAAGAAGCCGTCCTTCAAGCTGTACGAGCGGCGGAGCAGCCTCAAGAACCTCAAGATGATCGCGCCGCTCGCCATGGCGGCCGCCGCGGGGGCGTCGCCGAGGAAGGCGCTGCCGGAGCTGCTGTCGCCCAGCGTGCTCGACTTCCCGTCGCTGGCGCTCAGCCCCGTCACGCCGCTGGTGTCCGACCCCTTCAACCGGTCCGCGTCGGCGTCCCCGGCGGAGCAGGAGGCGGCCGCGGAGCGCGCGGCCATCGCGCGCAAGGGCTTCTTCCTCCACCCGTCCCctcggggcggcgccggcgagccCCCGCCGCGCCTGCTGCCGCTGTTCCCCGTCACCTCCCCCCGGatggcctccgcctccgccgcgccgTCGTCGGAGTGA